From Nitrospirae bacterium CG2_30_53_67, the proteins below share one genomic window:
- a CDS encoding aspartate kinase (catalyzes the formation of 4-phospho-L-aspartate from L-aspartate and ATP, in Bacillus, lysine sensitive; regulated by response to starvation.): protein MGLIVQKYGGTSVRDIERIRSVAERVGRMREQGHDVIVVVSAMAGETDKLVKWAGEFTEIPDEREYDLLLSSGERITSALLAIALQTIGYPAQSFTGRQAGIITDSAHGKARIARITGERIQEALAQGKIAVVAGFQGIDEKSDVSTLGRGGSDTSAVALAAAFHADLCEIYTDVDGVYTTDPNLVPEARKLEKISYDEMLELASLGAKVLQTRSVEFAKKYNVPLMVRSSFNEHSGTLVTQEESDMEKVVVAGIAYNKGEAKVSIIGIPDRPGVAKRIFRSLADANVVVDMIIQNIGKDGLADLTFTVSKEDRPKAEKIMQELKNDLSAREIRVDEDIVKVAIVGVGMRSHTGVAAKMFEILADVGINIQMISTSEIKISCILAAKYLELAVRELHKAFELDKEQTLHEKRYPSR, encoded by the coding sequence ATGGGTTTGATCGTCCAGAAATACGGCGGAACCTCGGTTCGGGACATTGAGCGGATCCGCAGCGTGGCCGAGCGGGTCGGAAGGATGCGTGAGCAGGGGCACGATGTGATCGTCGTGGTTTCGGCCATGGCCGGAGAGACCGACAAACTGGTCAAATGGGCCGGGGAGTTTACGGAAATTCCGGACGAACGCGAGTATGATCTTCTCCTTTCTTCCGGGGAGCGGATCACGAGCGCGCTGCTCGCCATCGCCCTTCAGACCATCGGATATCCGGCCCAGTCCTTCACCGGACGGCAGGCCGGGATCATCACCGATTCTGCGCATGGAAAGGCGAGGATTGCGAGGATTACAGGCGAGAGGATACAAGAGGCGCTCGCTCAGGGGAAGATCGCCGTGGTCGCAGGGTTTCAGGGGATCGATGAAAAGTCCGATGTCTCCACACTCGGAAGGGGCGGTTCGGACACCTCCGCGGTGGCCCTGGCCGCGGCCTTTCATGCGGACCTGTGCGAGATCTACACGGACGTGGATGGTGTTTACACCACGGACCCGAACCTCGTCCCGGAGGCGAGGAAACTTGAGAAGATCTCCTATGACGAAATGCTCGAGCTCGCGAGTCTCGGCGCCAAGGTGCTGCAGACCCGCTCCGTGGAATTCGCAAAAAAATACAATGTTCCGCTCATGGTGCGGTCGAGTTTCAACGAGCATTCAGGGACATTGGTGACCCAGGAGGAATCAGACATGGAAAAAGTGGTTGTTGCCGGCATCGCCTACAACAAGGGAGAGGCAAAGGTCTCCATCATCGGGATCCCGGACCGGCCCGGCGTGGCCAAACGGATTTTCCGCTCCCTGGCGGATGCCAATGTCGTGGTGGATATGATCATACAGAATATCGGAAAGGACGGGCTGGCGGACCTGACTTTTACGGTTTCCAAAGAGGACAGGCCCAAGGCCGAGAAAATCATGCAGGAACTCAAGAATGATCTCTCGGCCCGTGAAATCCGTGTGGACGAGGATATCGTCAAGGTGGCCATCGTGGGAGTGGGCATGCGCTCACATACCGGCGTCGCGGCGAAGATGTTCGAGATCCTTGCCGATGTCGGGATCAATATCCAGATGATCAGCACCTCGGAGATCAAGATCTCCTGTATCCTTGCGGCAAAATATCTGGAACTTGCAGTACGGGAACTGCACAAGGCCTTTGAACTCGACAAGGAGCAGACCCTTCACGAGAAGCGTTATCCGTCCCGATAG